A single region of the Vespula pensylvanica isolate Volc-1 chromosome 8, ASM1446617v1, whole genome shotgun sequence genome encodes:
- the LOC122630891 gene encoding succinate--CoA ligase [GDP-forming] subunit beta, mitochondrial: MLRILSLKSFQSPQIFTKNRLCEVIQFRKLNLLEYQSKELLRDCGISVQNFAIIDDLNKASSALKNLYANEYVIKAQVLAGGRGKGWFNNGFKGGVHLTKDPKEVVDVAKNMLGHRLITKQTSKDGILVQKVMIAESVDIVSEKYICILMDRQHNGPVLIASPMGGMDIETVAKEQPELIKTVPLDIYHGINDAIAKDISNFLGFNDPEVHNKAIYELKSLWKLFVDIDALQIEINPLVLTKDKQVVAVDAKISFDDNAQFRQQELFALEDTNEKDPREVDALHFNLNYIGMDGNIGCLVNGAGLAMATMDIIQLNGGNPANFLDVGGSVKEDQVYQAFRILNEDPKVKAILVNVFGGIVNCITIANGIIAAARNLGLKIPLVVRLEGTNVNEAKKTLKDSGLPIITANDLDEAARKAVMSIKT; encoded by the exons ATGTTACGAATACTTAGTTTAAAGTCTTTCCAATCCCCTCaaatttttactaaaaatCGATTATGCGAGGTGATACAATTTAGAAAACTCAATTTATTAGAGTATCAAAGTAAAGAGCTTTTAAGGGACTGTGGTATATCTGTGCAAAATTTCGCCATCATTGATGATTTAAATAAAGCTAGCTCTGCTCTGAAGAATTTAT ATGCAAATGAATATGTTATTAAAGCTCAAGTATTAGCAGGAGGACGCGGTAAAGGATGGTTCAACAATGGTTTTAAAGGTGGTGTACATCTTACAAAGGA tCCCAAAGAAGTAGTAGATGTTGCAAAGAACATGTTAGGTCATCGGCTGATTACTAAACAAACTTCAAAGGATGGTATTTTGGTACAAAAAGTTATGATAGCTGAATCTGTTGACATTGTTtccgaaaaatatatttgcattCTGATGGATCGACAACATAACGGGCCAGTATTAATTGCCTCTCCGATGGGTGGTATGGACATTGAAACTGTTGCTAAAGAACAAcctgaattaataaaaactgtGCCATTGGATATATATCATGGGATTAATGATGCTATTGCCAAAGATATCAGTAATTTCTTAGGATTTAATGACCCAGAGGTACATAACAAAGCAATTTACGAGTTGAAGAGTTTATGGAAATTATTTGTTGATATTGATGCTTTACAAATTGAAATCAACCCATTAGTATTAACCAAAGATAAACAAGTTGTTGCAGTAGATGccaaaatttcatttgatgaTAATGCACAATTTAGACAGCAGGAGCTTTTTGCTTTAGAAGATACTAATGAAAAGGATCCAAGAGAAGTAGATgcattacattttaatttaaattacattgGAATGGATGGAAATATTGGATGTTTAG ttaATGGAGCTGGCTTAGCTATGGCAACAATGgatattattcaattaaatgGAGGAAATCCTGCTAATTTTTTGGATGTAGGTGGAAGTGTAAAAGAGGACCAAGTTTATCAAGCATTTCGTATTCTAAATGAGG aTCCAAAAGTAAAGGCTATTCTGGTTAATGTATTTGGTGGAATCGTAAATTGTATTACCATAGCAAATGGAATTATAGCAGCTGCACGAAATTTAGGTCTTAAAATACCTCTTGTCGTTAGATTAGAAG GTACTAATGTAAATGAAGCAAAAAAGACTCTTAAAGACTCCGGCTTGCCAATAATTACAGCTAATGACTTAGATGAAGCAGCAAGAAAAGCTGTTATGtctataaaaacataa
- the LOC122630892 gene encoding dynein light chain 2, cytoplasmic: protein MSDRKAVIKNADMSEEMQQDAVDCATQALEKYNIEKDIAAFIKKEFDKKYNPTWHCIVGRNFGSYVTHETRHFIYFYLGQVAILLFKSG from the exons ATGTCAGACAGAAAGGCTGTTATCAAGAATGCGGATATGTCTGAAGAGATGCAGCAGGATGCTGTCGATTGTGCAACTCAAGCTCtggaaaagtataatatagaaaag GATATAGCAGCATTTATCAAGaaagaatttgataaaaaatataatccaaCGTGGCACTGCATTGTAGGACGTAATTTTGGAAGTTATGTGACACATGAAACtagacattttatatatttctacctAGGTCAGGTAGCCATCCTTCTCTTCAAGAGTGGATAA
- the LOC122631149 gene encoding uncharacterized threonine-rich GPI-anchored glycoprotein PJ4664.02-like gives MYNNSKRQKKVTENSTTDYDYYIDESLESDDKDEYENDYEKPEISSHWYDYEEELTTESTTIGLELSTLSDDDYFILQLSSTLTSTLPTEVTETSTADYDYFIDDTLESDDKDYSEYDYEEPEISTYWYDYEEEFTTTPTTIDLEQLQIEETYTLTSEEIVVTPSVTLLSIIETTRTTELRETTLSFAITETSTFVTTVSITELTTTEITETLLPAVTTKFTIYTTISPSTISESTTELTTITMEYTSTLVSTTEVTITETLPFLTIEETTTWIENITEPSLFEESEIITTITFTSTELITTPYTTFTFTPEITTTEIITNVTTEEFPTSTETLPTSTETTYIYTVSSLETSTAITESETYFFVTTTATFVTYDIDRTIPETFETTTPLPFIVPTEITTLTEEISEPTSTTPLSILSIPEESTFPVSETTFISSTETTYTYTVSSLETSTAITESETYFFVTTTATFVTYDIDRTVPEIFETTTPLPFTVSIEITTLTEEILEPTSTTPLSTLSIPEESTSPVTETTFTSSTETTYIYVVSSVETSTAVTESETYFFVTTTVTFVTYDIDRTVPEISETTTPLPFTVSIEITTLTEEILEPTSTTPLSILSIPEESTPPVSETTFISSTETTYIYTVSSLETSTAITESETYFFVTTTATFVTYYIHRTVPEILETTTPLPFIVPIEITTVTEEILEPTSTTPLSILSIPEESTSPVSETTFISSTETTYIYVVSSLETSTAITESETYFFVTTSETLDTYYTDELLDLEITIIPSTEITSTTLEEEISTLITTPVIDVTHHEKTSFIPFSEAYTSTPISFLQTDTTIHEKLKAETDSSEYEEFYDEEYGKDYKESYEEDEYEDEEKASTIWYEYEEEEEETTMFDRKTTKFKTTKIIEKETSKITENKTVPIVSLTTKPILTEMETITTREEYETSTTISETIKDFERTLTTKSLTPSIPTIEEFTLTSDKVLTYTTEHLEWWAEKSTLKKHDHTGTLEIEPKTKLDVTLPKFIVSPDETTIDLFTEKETITQTKIFPTITDSSIYYETTTDEETKLFVTEGEETELYFTTSSDFVSLLTTDDILKEEEQTRREMEWKEETKTEMEEKQKQEFTPIIDTTYPDIFLKSLPDDIETSEVSETIETTSFDSTIYDFTVPQYTTIESITSESLLMKQDFETKVKNLKEERDRKQKELEELEKRLKERKEKFEKEKEKFKDDLRNGFEDETKDEVTPLFKTIEERTTDEDEDEDEDIPHRLVSRIWASTIKPPVESEKFTPSPPTERTTPIFRGFNRVAIIPEKCDKKKIVKGKEYPRMLTRDDN, from the exons atgtataacAATtcgaaaagacagaaaaaagtgACGGAAAATAGCACGACGGATTACGATTATTACATAGATGAAAGTCTAGAAAGTGATGATAAAGATGAGTATGAAAATGATTATGAGAAACCCGAAATAAGTTCTCATTGGTACGATTATGAGGAAGAACTTACCACGGAATCAACGACAATCGGTTTAGAATTAAGTACTTTGTCTGACgatgattattttatcttacaaTTATCAAGTACCTTAACTAGTACATTACCAACTGAAGTGACGGAGACAAGCACAGctgattatgattatttcatAGATGATACTTTAGAGAGTGATGATAAAGATTATTCTGAGTATGATTATGAGGAACCCGAAATAAGTACTTATTGGTATGATTATGAGGAAGAATTTACTACAACACCAACGACAATCGATTTAGAACAATTACAAATCGAAGAAACTTATACTTTAACGAGTGAAGAAATTGTTGTTACTCCTTCTGttacattattatcaataattgaaACTACGCGGACTACAGAATTAAGAGAGACAACTTTGAGCTTTGCAATCACAGAAACATCAACATTTGTAACTACAGTATCTATTACTGAATTAACAACAACAGAAATTACGGAAACGTTATTACCTGCAGTGACTACaaaatttacgatttataCTACTATTTCACCTAGTACAATTTCAGAAAGCACAACAGAATTAACAACTATAACAATGGAGTACACAAGTACTTTGGTATCTACTACAGAAGTTACAATTACAGAGACATTACCATTTTTAACTATCGAAGAAACGACAACgtggatagaaaatataacagAACCATCATTATTTGAGGAAAGCGAAATAATTACAACAATCACTTTTACATCGACTGAATTAATTACAACTCCTTATACTACGTTTACCTTTACTCCTGAAATTACAACGAcggaaataattacaaatgtaACGACAGAAGAATTTCCAACAAGTACAGAAACATTGCCAACTTCAACGGAaactacatatatttatacagttTCATCTTTAGAAACATCAACCGCTATAACAGAAAGTGAAACTTACTTTTTCGTAACAACAACGGCAACATTCGTTACTTACGATATTGATAGGACAATTCCTGAAACATTCGAAACAACCACTCCGTTACCTTTTATAGTGCCGACCGAAATTACCACATTAACCGAAGAAATCTCGGAACCGACAAGCACAACACcgttatcaattttatcaattcCCGAAGAAAGTACATTTCCAGTTTCCGAAActacatttatttcttcgacaGAAActacatatacttatacagTTTCATCTTTAGAAACATCAACTGCTATAACAGAAAGTGAAACTTACTTTTTCGTAACAACAACGGCAACATTCGTTACTTACGATATTGATAGGACAGTTCCTGAAATATTCGAAACAACCACTCCATTACCTTTTACAGTGTCAATCGAAATTACCACATTAACAGAAGAAATCTTGGAACCGACGAGTACAACACCGTTATCAACTTTATCAATCCCCGAAGAAAGTACATCTCCAGTTACCGAAACTACCTTTACTTCTTCGACGGAAaccacatatatttatgtagttTCATCTGTAGAAACATCAACAGCTGTAACAGAAAGTGAAACTTATTTTTTCGTAACAACAACGGTAACATTCGTTACTTATGATATTGATAGGACAGTTCCTGAAATATCCGAAACAACCACTCCATTACCTTTTACAGTGTCAATCGAAATTACTACATTAACAGAAGAAATCTTGGAACCGACAAGTACAACacctttatcaattttatcaatCCCCGAAGAAAGTACACCTCCAGTTTCCGAAActacatttatttcttcgacggaaactacatatatctatacagtTTCATCTTTAGAAACATCAACTGCCATAACAGAAAGTGAAACTTATTTTTTCGTAACAACAACTGCAACATTCGTTACTTACTATATTCATAGGACAGTTCCtgaaatattagaaacaaCCACTCCATTACCTTTTATAGTGCCAATCGAAATTACCACAGTAACAGAAGAAATCCTGGAACCGACGAGCACAACACcgttatcaattttatcaatCCCCGAAGAAAGTACATCTCCAGTTTCCGAAActacatttatttcttcgacgGAAaccacatatatttatgtagttTCTTCTTTAGAAACATCAACTGCTATAACAGAAAGTGAAACTTATTTTTTCGTAACAACATCGGAAACGCTTGATACTTACTATACTGATGAATTGCTAGATCTCGAGATTACAATTATTCCTTCGACAGAAATTACATCTACTACGTTGGAGGAGGAAATCTCTACGTTAATAACAACACCTGTAATTGATGTAACTCATCATGAAAAGACTTCGTTTATACCTTTCTCTGAAGCCTATACGTCAACACCCATATCATTTTTACAAACTGATACGACAATTCATGAAAAACTGAAAGCGGAAACAGATAGTTCAGAATATGAAGAATTCTATGATGAAGAATATGGTAAAGACTATAAAGAATCATATGAGGAAGATGAATATGAAGATGAGGAGAAAGCTAGCACAATCTGGTAtgaatacgaagaagaagaagaagaaacgacgatgttcgatcgaaaaactACGAAATTTAAAACTACCAAGATTATCGAGAAGGAAACAAGCAAGATCACTGAGAATAAAACTGTCCCGATAGTTTCATTGACTACGAAGCCTATCTTAACGGAAATGGAAACAATAACGACAAGAGAAGAATATGAAACATCAACGACAATTTCTGAAACAATCAAAGATTTCGAAAGAACATTGACGACAAAATCGTTAACACCTTCGATTCCTACCATCGAAGAGTTTACCCTAACTTCAGATAAAGTATTAACTTACACGACAGAACACTTAGAATGGTGGGCTGAGAAAAGTACTCTTAAAAAACACGATCATACAGGTACGCTTGAAATTGAACCAAAAACCAAATTAGATGTAACTCTTCCGAAATTTATTGTCTCGCCAGATGAAACAACAATAGATTTGTTtactgaaaaagaaacgattacaCAGACTAAAATATTTCCAACAATAACTGATAGcagtatatattatgaaaCAACTACTGACGAAGAAACTAAATTATTTGTTACTGAAGGCGAAGAGACGGAATTGTATTTTACAACATCTTCTGATTTCGTGTCCTTATTGACGACAGATGATATTTTA aaagaggaagaacaaaCTAGGAGAGAGATGGAATGGAAAGAGGAAACAAAGACGGAAATGGAGGAGAAACAAAAGCAAGAATTTACACCTATTATTGATACTACTTATcctgatatttttcttaaatcgcTTCCTGACGATATCGAAACGAGCGAGGTATCAGAAACGATCGAGACAACATCATTCGATAGTACCATATACGATTTTACTGTACCGCAATATACTACTATCGAATCTATTACTTCTGAATCTTTGCTAATGAAGCAGGATTTCGAAACGAAGgtaaaaaatttaaaggaaGAGCGGGATAGAAAGCAAAAGGAATTAGAGGAATTGGAAAAacgtttgaaagagagaaaggagaaattcgaaaaggaaaaggaaaagttcaAAGATGATTTACGAAATGGATTTGAGGATGAAACGAAGGATGAAGTCACTCCattatttaaaacgattgAAGAAAGAACCACT gatgaggatgaggatgaagatGAGGATATTCCACACAGATTGGTTTCACGAATATGGGCGAGTACCATCAAACCTCCTGTTGAGTCCGAAAAATTTACACCTTCACCACCAACAGAAAGAACCACACCAATATTTCGAGGTTTCAATAGAGTGGCTATAATACCTGAAAAAtgcgacaaaaagaaaatcgtaaagGGAAAGGAATATCCAAGGATGTTAACAAGAGATGATAACTAA
- the LOC122630971 gene encoding probable cytochrome P450 303a1 encodes MIVTVSLFFIVIILLLYLESRKPEGYPPGPKWWPILGSAMEVARIRKDAGYLFKTCSILSEKYGSVIGLKIGSDRIVILNDYNSVCSMLTNPDCEGRPTSIMYKERTWGKRRGLILVDGKSWIEQRRFVLRHLRNFGYGRNSMAAIIEEEALKLVEHFEKLLREEYHDINDNINRTSSVSNNHDISINNDDEIYELKNNITENKSKIFQYNVNDKYNIDKEINNENNFHDKLNIKLNDNKSNNTFTSRQMIISMHDAFGVTVLNTLWRMMTGKRFNTGDETLMYLQKIFTKLFYEIDMIGAPFSHFPLLRFIAPKLSGYQFFIETHQQLWSFLYKELENHKDTFNPDAPRDFMDVYLSVLKSKECSKTFSESQLLAICMDLFIAGSETTSKTLSFCFLYLILFPNVQKKAHEEIDRVIGDGRFPTLADRTRMTYLNAIVLESLRMFMGRNLNIPHRALKDTYIMDHRIPKDTMIIVNFNELLMNKSWSDPEEFRPERFIDKNGRISVQDQYFPFSIGRHRCMGETLARSNLFIVITTLLQKFTFSVVPGEQKPSTLDFHDGVTAAPKPFKVLVTAKT; translated from the exons aTGATTGTCACGGtcagtttattttttatagtaataatattactattatacttGGAGTCACGAAAACCTGAAGGATATCCACCAG gtCCTAAATGGTGGCCTATTCTTGGCAGTGCGATGGAAGTAGCACGGATACGAAAGGATGcaggatatttatttaaaacttgTTCCATTCTTAGTGAAAAATATGGATCAGTAATTGGTTTAAAAATTGGTAGCGATCGCATTGTGATACTAAACGATTATAATAGCGTATGCTCTATGCTTACAAATCCTGATTGTGAAGGTAGACCAACTAGTATtatgtataaagaaagaacttGGGGTAAAAGAAGag GCCTTATCTTGGTTGATGGTAAATCGTGGATAGAACAACGTCGATTTGTTCTTCGtcatttaagaaattttgGTTACGGTCGAAATAGTATGGCTGCGATCATAGAGGAGGAAGCTTTAAAATTAGTCGAACATTTTGAGAAATTGCTTCGTGAAGAGTATCATGATATAAATGACAATATAAATAGAACGTCAAGCGTTTCTAACAATCATgatattagtattaataatgatgatgaaatatatgaattgaaaaataacattaccgaaaataaaagcaaaatatttcaatataatgtaaatgacaaatataatatagataaggaaataaataatgagaataatttccatgacaaattaaatataaaattaaatgataacaAATCGAATAATACATTTACTTCGAGACAAATGATCATATCGATGCATGATGCTTTTGGCGTGACTGTCCTAAACACGTTATGGAGAATGATGACTGGTAAAAG GTTCAATACCGGTGACGAGACATTGATGTATTTACAAAAGATTTttacaaaacttttttatGAGATCGATATGATAGGTGCACCGTTTAGTCATTTTCCATTATTAAGATTTATTGCACCTAAACTTTCTGGTTACCAATTTTTTATAGAGACGCATCAACAACTTTGgtcatttttatat AAGGAATTAGAAAACCACAAAGACACCTTTAATCCGGATGCACCACGAGATTTTATGGACGTTTACTTGTCAgttttaaaatcgaaagagtGTAGTAAAACATTTTcag AATCTCAGCTATTAGCTATTTGTATGGATTTATTTATTGCTGGCTCTGAAACAACATCCAAAACTTtaagtttttgttttctgtatttaatactttttcctAATGTTCAGAAAAAAGCGCACGAAGAAATCGACAGAGTTATTGGTGACGGACGTTTTCCAACATTAGCCGATCGGACGAG GATGACCTATTTAAACGCCATTGTTTTGGAATCATTAAGAATGTTTATGGGGCGAAATTTGAATATACCACACAGAGCATTAaaggatacatatataatggaTCATCGAATTCCGAAA GATACAATGATTATTgtcaattttaatgaattactTATGAACAAATCTTGGAGTGATCCAGAAGAATTTAGACCAGAAagatttattgataaaaatggtAGGATTTCTGTACAAGATCAATATTTTCCGTTTAGTATAG GTCGACATCGCTGTATGGGAGAGACATTAGCAAGAAGTAATTTATTCATTGTAATAACTACTCTCTtacaaaaatttacattttctgtAGTACCTGGAGAACAAAAGCCATCCACATTAGATTTCCATGATGGTGTAACTGCTGCTCCAAAACCATTTAAAGTATTAGTTACTGCTAAGACATAA
- the LOC122630972 gene encoding methyltransferase-like protein 17, mitochondrial: MMLNLYFLRRMQVRNFSVKIDVKLDDDINTLLENDLLKHRHHPGIVKPRFIEVPDWIKNSIEIVLEDSKISKSHLSNGGQKLMQHLLGRNISNVEPNLQNEEKKLRASMHPSNLYEMDKNINEFNININPKLYNEKRQLHNTTNITIDYNRQTGLLYIVGRSQYEYSVVYKVLNQIKSKNINFKPQTLFDFGSGIGTVMWAASKLWSDSLKEYFGVDSSVEMNDLSEELNKYNTHPIKNIFYRQFLPAVPVPTYDIVVSSFSLLELPDMKTRFNVIQKLWAKAQKYLVIIEDGTNAGFTAVNEARDIVLYNIFESNDNNNNCAHVVAPCPHDLKCPRYYTDEIPCNFQISYYTLPLLGPSLLKKQRFSYVILKKDIRSNSDKQWPRVVQPTLKRSRHVICRTCTANGKLEEIIFTSYKYGKNAYRCARVSKWGDLLPIEISKVK, translated from the exons atgatgttaaacttatattttttacgacgTATGCAAGTGCGAAAT TTTTCAGTAAAAATAGATGTAAAACTTGATGATGATATAAATACTTTacttgaaaatgatttattaaagcATCGACATCATCCTGGAATAGTAAAACCACGATTTATAGAAGTACCCGATTGGATTAAGAATTCAATTGAGATAGTTTTAGAAG attcaaaaatatcaaaatcaCATTTATCCAATGGTGGACAAAAATTGATGCAACATTTACTTGgtagaaatatatcaaatgtaGAACCAAATTTacagaatgaagaaaaaaaattacgagctTCTATGCATCCTTCAAATTTGTATgaaatggataaaaatattaatgaatttaatataaacattaatccaaaattatataatgaaaaacgaCAATTGCATAATACAACCAATATCACTATTGATTATAACAGACAAACTGGTTTGTTGTATATAGTTGGTAGAAGCCAATATGAATATTCTGTTGTATATAAAGtcttaaatcaaattaaaagtaaaaatataaattttaaacctCAAACTTTATTTGATTTTGGATCTGGAATTGGAACAGTTATGTG GGCAGCATCAAAACTTTGGTCTGattctttaaaagaatattttggtGTAGATTCTTCAGTTGAAATGAATGATTTGTCAGAAGAATTAAACAAGTATAATACTCATccaattaaaaacattttctatagACAGTTTCTTCCTGCAGTTCCTGTG CCAACTTATGATATTGTTGTtagttcattttctttattggaATTACCTGATATGAAGACACGTTTTAATGTTATACAAAAACTTTGGGCTAAAGCGCAAAAGTATCTTGTTATTATTGAAGATGGAACAAATGCAGGATTTACa GCAGTGAATGAAGCACGTGATATTGTActctataatattttcgaatcaaatgataataataataattgtgcCCATGTTGTTGCACCT tGTCCTCATGATCTGAAGTGCCCAAGATATTACACGGATGAGATTCCTTGTAATTTTCAGATTTCTTATTATACATTACCATTGTTAGgtccttctcttttaaaaaaacaacGTTTCTCTTATGTCATATTGAAAAAAG atATACGATCAAATAGTGATAAGCAATGGCCACGTGTTGTACAGCCAACATTAAAACGATCCAGGCATGTAATATGTCGTACATGTACAGCTAATGggaaattagaagaaattatattcaCCTCTTACAAATATGGAAA gAATGCATATCGTTGTGCAAGAGTTAGCAAATGGGGAGATTTGTTACCTATAGAAATTAGTAAAGTTAAGTAA